TACGGGGCGACGAGGGCCGACACGAGGACCAACCGCGGCGTCTCCGCCGACCAGTCCCACGTCTTCCGGCGAGCCCACCAGTACGGCACGAGGAGCCCGCACGCGACGGCGCAGGGCACGAACTGACTCCAGAACGGCTTACCGTTGACGGGATCGATCCGCCAGCGGAGTTCGTAGCTCAAGAGCGGGAGTTGCCACTCGGTCACGGCCTGCGCTTCGGCGGACGGGGGCCGCGTCAGCGCGGCCGCGAACTGCCGGAAGACTTCCGAGTTCGGCAGCAGCGCGAGCAAGCTGAGAACGACGAGCATCACGGCCCCGCCGAGGAGAACCCGCCGGCCGGCCCGCGTGGTCGCGTCGAGCAGGATGGCCAATCCGAACAGGGCGAGGAGGTGTGGCTTGATCGCGGTCAGGGCACCGACCGCGCCGGCCGCGAGCAGATAGCCGCGCTGGCGGAGGTACAGGAAGCCGGCCAGGCCGACGAGGATGAAGCCGACGTTCTGCCCGTATTCCAGCAGCCACCGGGCTTCCGCCGTGGTACCCAGGACGGCGAAGGGGGCGGCAACCCAAAGTCTCCGGAGGCCCGGACCCGCCGGTCCGCCGTACACCAGCCACAATAGCCACGCGGAGGCCAGCAGACAGGCGATCTGAAGCCACAACCAGGCCTCGTGCGCCGGTCGGGGGTCGAGAAGACCGAACGGGACGTACAGCGGGAGCGTCCAGGGCGGCGTCCAGAGCATGACCGCCTCGGTCCGCTCCGGTTCGCCGGCCGCCTCGCGCTGGAGCGGTAAGAGGTGCGCCCCGTCGTACGGGTTGCCGCCGCGGACCTCGACCCGGGCCGCCGACCAGTATTCCACGAAGTCTTTCGGGGCGAACCCGAGCGACGACCGCCTGGCACGTTCCCGCGAAGTGCCCGACTCCGCCCCCACGCACAGCGATCCGACAACGACCAGTAGGGCGACCGCCTGGAACCGCCTCACGCCACAGCCCTCGCGGGTCGGTTCGCCCACAATGTCAGTGCCGAGCCGACAAAAACCGTCGGGGCCACCCACCACATGACGATCTGATCGTGGGTCGTCGTTCTGGACGTCAACGCGATGATTCCGGCCGATACGCCGACATACCAGGCGGCCGCGAGCAAGCGGGCCCGCGGGCGGGCCCCGCGGGCGAAGAGCGGCACGGCCGCGGCCAAGATGACGGGGAGCATCAAAACCAGATCATAAATCCACGCGCCGTACGGGGCCGCAAGGAACGAACCACCCGCGAGCCACGGGGCCGCCCGCGCCGAATCCCACGTCTTCCGCCGCGCCCACCACGCACCGACGACGACACAGGAGCCGACCATCAGCGGCACGAGTGCGACGGCGAATGACCCCGGGGCGAGATTCGCCCGCAGATAC
The DNA window shown above is from Fimbriiglobus ruber and carries:
- a CDS encoding glycosyltransferase 87 family protein; protein product: MRRFQAVALLVVVGSLCVGAESGTSRERARRSSLGFAPKDFVEYWSAARVEVRGGNPYDGAHLLPLQREAAGEPERTEAVMLWTPPWTLPLYVPFGLLDPRPAHEAWLWLQIACLLASAWLLWLVYGGPAGPGLRRLWVAAPFAVLGTTAEARWLLEYGQNVGFILVGLAGFLYLRQRGYLLAAGAVGALTAIKPHLLALFGLAILLDATTRAGRRVLLGGAVMLVVLSLLALLPNSEVFRQFAAALTRPPSAEAQAVTEWQLPLLSYELRWRIDPVNGKPFWSQFVPCAVACGLLVPYWWARRKTWDWSAETPRLVLVSALVAPYGGWIFDLVVLLVPVTAVFARAARAGRAIPLLAAIAGHLVIFQYAAVVVYLHDPIWLTPAVILWYFAVMALLRNGTQSGQGSA